The genomic region TCCAGCAATAATCTGCTGAGTGTCTTCTATAAAAAAAGACCAACCTTAGGTCTGTAGTCCAAAGCATTcatgaattacaaccatttaattttggatagtgcattttcacGTCTATGCTCAAAAAAGGGGGGTGGCAGTTAAGGGGTTAATAAAATGCTCTCAGTCTCAGGCATTATGCAACTCCCGGAAATTAGAATGAATTTGCAGTCCAAACAGCATCAAAGCCCAGATTATCATTGGAGAACTGCAAGAAATATGTGCATTCATTGATTTACTATCTCTATAAGGGCCATTTATCAGAAACCGATAATCCAAACATATTTGTTTCAATTTCTTGTTTTAACTGTATAGTGGAGAGAACAGGAGAGGTAGGCACAGGTATAGTGTTATGTATGcatatttaacaaatgaaaatatattttaaaaacttacaTATACGATGTTGATAACTGTGGAAAAGTGTCCACTAAATGTGTTTTATGGAAAAAATTTAAAAGTTGAGCAACTACGCCCTCTATAGGACGGTTTTGCTATGTATGTGTAAAATGTTATTGGATTATTTGACATGGCGGAAGATCTGCGAATTCTCCCTTTTAAAAGGCTCTTACTGCTGATTTTTTTCACCAAGCATATACGTGTTTGTTTGAAGGTGAAGGCGATGCGTTAGTCTGCGATTTAAAAACcgattattttattcatattttgcaGCAGTTTATTCTTATAAACGAATGTAGCATGTAGGCTAAACGTTGTTGAAGCCAGCTAAACGTTGTTGAAGCCAACATTGTTTTGCACTAGATTAAATACCTTTCTTGCTTTCTTGTCAGTTTAATGTATAAGAGGCCATGAATACTAAAGAGATAATTCATTATGCTATACAAATAGAAAAGTTGCACAGTGATGGCAGCTATGAAGATATTGTACCATTACTGACAGATCtgaataacatttctgtcaCATTAGAGCAGATTCAGACTACAGAGATTGTGAAGGTTCTTTATAAACTACTTAAGGTCTGTCCAGTTGTGAGTGCTAAAACAATAGCAAAGAGCTTGCTCTCAAAATGGAAGAAGTTGTACAAGTTGTCACCTATGTTGAAAATGAATAACAAAGACACATGGGAAGACAAGGAACTAGAGACACATAACCTGCCTAATGTTGAGGTGTCTTTGGAAATTCCCTCTGTAACCATTGGATCTCAGCACTTAAATGAAAAAGGGAATGCGAATCAAGAATTTACATGCAACACAGAGCAACATGATATAACAAAGGATGTAAAACAGGACAAATGTGAAGACAGTAGTGTGGGCTCAGATAAGTTGTCTTCTGAAAAGCCTTGTCCAGCGAACGACGCTGCAGAATCTGTTCAGCTACAACATGAGGAACAACGCTTCACTCCAGCCACAACGTCACATAGATCTGATAGAGAGGAAGATTTTAGAACATCAGTTCCTCAAAACATTAATCAGCCCAGCACTTCCTCTGACTCCATGGCATTGAGATCCAAATGTATCTTGCTGATTCTCCAGGCTCTTACCCCAAATCAGCAAAAAGACTCAGATCATATGAACAAACACAAAGCCCTTGCTCAGGACATTGAAGCACATGTTCATGCTCTTTATGGAAGAAACCAGCTTAAGTACAAGTCCTGCATCAGGAGCAAGGTGGCCAACCTAAAGAACCCAAAAAACCCTCATCTACGCCAAGGCCTTATGTCAGGACAGCTGACTCCAGAGGCATTTGCCCGGATGTCTGCAGAGGAAATGGCAGGGGCAGAACTTCGACAGCTCAGGGAAGGTTACACCACTTTGGGCATCAGTGAGCATCAGTTACCAGAGGCAGTGGAAGGGACACCCACCAATAAAGTTTGCTGCAGGCGCTGTGGCAGTTTGGACTGCAGGGTGACACAGATATCACGAGGGATGCTGTTCTTGCCCTCGTGGGTACGGAGTGGCAGTGCAGATGATGATTTGATGACTTTTATGACCTGTGCTAATTGTGGAGAGCAGTGGTACCACAGCAGCTGGGTTTGCCTTTGAGCAATGTATTGATAACTAATATGATGAATATCAGTATTGTTCTGTACTATTTGACCTTTCTGTGCACAGTTAAATCTAGTAAAGATTTTCCAGTAATATTAACTTTCTTGTGGCTTTCAGTTTGGTGCAATGAACCCTCATAATGCATTCATGTccattttgaaaagattttttAGGAGATATtaaccattaaaaaaattacatcttTTGTGTGCATGTCCATTTTGACCCAGGCTTTACATATCATATGTTATGCAGACTTTATTTATCTATGAGTTTcttttttctcaaatatattGCATTCCCTTTCAAATCAACCAGAGGTCATTGtctaaaattttttattttgatctttctttcttttttttctggtgaaagaagaacataaatgaagaagaaagccaaaatattaaatgtcatgagTGTAAATTTactaaatacaatattttgtaGAGGGTGGTCAAAATGTCAATTTTCACTTGATATTTGGAGCTAGATTACAGGATGTTAGAAATATGGCAgtatagtttttttattttttcacagagATCGATACGTctgttagtaaaatctgttgactttagcaatctttgttgtATTATATGCCAATGgtgacagttaaaaaaaaaaaaaagcactttttgttttttgcccaaagtttgcatgcctaACTCAAGAAGAATTAAAGTtctcttaatatccttttagatcctggttttgaaaactttttttatggTATCGTAATTAATTTTAAGGCCCAATATGGTTCATTTTCAGAGATATGGGGATTTCAATGGGGCTCCATTGAGTAAATtggtaaattgtacacattttcaggggtcaaaaaccaaatgtgggtcactttgcacACTGATTGTGTTGAAGAACATTTCTTTAGGAATCTTCATTTTTCCAGGTCCAGtatggttcaatcccagagatagTGGGATGTCAATGTGGTAACatctaaatttaacaatttcAAAATAGACCTGCATTGAGATCCACATATCTATGGAACTGAATGATATGGGGCCTTGAAATTTAAGATTTCAAAAGAAGTTTGTTAATAACCAGAATCTAAAATCACACTGAGAAATCTTTAATACCTTTTGAGTTACAGGCACGCAAACTTTGGAAAAATAAGGTTCTATGCAATTGTTTTGATAGAAAAAGTTTAGTTTCTAGTAACATTATTTCTTCAGCTGTTCCtatttgaaagaaagaaaaaagctgtatgaaaatgtgtacaatttagcAATTCACACTTATAGCCATATTAAGATCCAAATATATCTGGAATTGAAACATGGGCTTTGAAAATACAGATACTAAAAGAAAAGTttgttaaaaactaaaatataaaaagatatTAAGAGATCTTTAAtacttgagttacaggcatgcaaacttcaggcaaaaaaacccacaaaaaatgctttttccaatttttgaactgtcaccgttgccatataatgcaacaaagattgctaaagtcaacagatttacAAATAaacctaccaatctctgtgtaaaaataaaataatgatactgCCATCTTATACATTATTCAGTAAGTATAGTAAGCATccatgacatttaatattttggctttcatcatcacactatttatgtttgcctttctttagaaaaaattttaacaaaatcagAAATTTGAGCTGGGTAAGTTTCTGAattttggttgatttgacacggaatgatccttttgtaaa from Megalobrama amblycephala isolate DHTTF-2021 linkage group LG7, ASM1881202v1, whole genome shotgun sequence harbors:
- the LOC125272294 gene encoding transcription elongation factor A N-terminal and central domain-containing protein produces the protein MNTKEIIHYAIQIEKLHSDGSYEDIVPLLTDLNNISVTLEQIQTTEIVKVLYKLLKVCPVVSAKTIAKSLLSKWKKLYKLSPMLKMNNKDTWEDKELETHNLPNVEVSLEIPSVTIGSQHLNEKGNANQEFTCNTEQHDITKDVKQDKCEDSSVGSDKLSSEKPCPANDAAESVQLQHEEQRFTPATTSHRSDREEDFRTSVPQNINQPSTSSDSMALRSKCILLILQALTPNQQKDSDHMNKHKALAQDIEAHVHALYGRNQLKYKSCIRSKVANLKNPKNPHLRQGLMSGQLTPEAFARMSAEEMAGAELRQLREGYTTLGISEHQLPEAVEGTPTNKVCCRRCGSLDCRVTQISRGMLFLPSWVRSGSADDDLMTFMTCANCGEQWYHSSWVCL